In Methanoregula sp., the sequence AGATCTCTTAAACCTCCCGTAATAAAAATCATGCACTGTGCTATGCCCGCAGACAGAAGGGATTAAAAACGGGATAGATACTTCGGCATATTCAGGTTTCCTGCCGGGGCGCTGACAGAGAGACTGGCAGGACCGATATTGTTATCTCCCGAAAAAAATCCCTGAATTCTTCCACATGATAGTAATCGGAGAGGGCCATCTCACGAAAAGGTATTTCCGGGAGAGCCCGGGCAAATTTCCAACCTTCCACAGGAGGCAGGGGAAGCAGGGAACTTAGCACTCCGTGTTCCATTCCCTGGATCTCCCGCAACGCAACCGCCACCCGGTCGGCGGCCCCTTCTTTTCCTGCACGGTGGATTCTGATCACAAAATCATTGTACCGGACCTGTACTTTGCCCCCGAGCCGGTGCTGGAGCAGATGAGTCAATACACGGTTGAACCGGCTGCCGTTTAAGGAATAAATGGTTACCACAACACCCCTCTCACCCTTACGCTCCCGTATATAAAGCCCGGTTTTTCCGACGCCATCAGGAATGCGGGTGAGAGCTATGCCGAGAATCTCTTGATCCCCATCCATGAGGGGAAGCACGGACCCGCCCCGGGCACATATTGCCTGAACCTGCCGGCAGACCAGCGGGGAGTACCCGGCGTCACTACCCGTCCAGAATATACCTGATGCTGCGGAACTGGAAGGCACCACAACGACAAGGTTGTGCCCCTCATCACACTTGACCATGGACCAACTCTGCCCACCGAGCGAAATTTCCCCATCGTGCTGGCTGTTGACGAACCGGGCATCAAGCTTGCCCACGACTTCTCCATCAGGAGTAACAGCCCTATACTCACCTCCACCGCAGATTACCGAATACAGATCCTTCCAGTTCGACCTGCCGAACTCCCGTTCCGCAGTACTCCCCAGCATCACCATCTCACCATCGGGGGTCAGGTATCCTTCCGCAATGAGATGCGTGATAATATCATCGAGCATTATCGGAGCAATGGCGGCAAAAACAGGGTGCGAGAGGACTGATCCCCGCAACTGCCGCCGGCTGGCACGGGCATGCCGGGACAGGTACAGAAAGAGCTGCTGGATCAGGACGTTATACGGTTTTATTAACGGGGTTAAGGGTTCAACTTCCTTATTCATCGCGCATTCAATGATCGCAATGCTGCAGAGGAGTTCGCAGGGATCTTTAAGCAACCACGCCACATAGGCTGCTTTTCCCCTTCTGCCGCTCCGCCCCAGCCGCTGGAGGAACGATGAGACCGAGTTCGGGGGACCGACCTGCACCACCACATCAAGATCCCCGATATCAATACCAAGCTCCAGCGTGCTCGTGCAGATGATACAGGCACCATCCTGTGAGGAGAAGGCTTCTTCGGATGCCTTCCGCGTAGCCAGCGACAGAGATGAATGGTGGATGTGGAGGTTCCGGATCCTCCCCGAAGCCGATCGCATCAGTTTTTCTGCAACACTCCGGCTGTTGACAAACACCAGTGCTTTTTTTCCCTTTACAAGCCTGACAAGTGCATCGATCCGTTTGTCCTCATCATCCTCCACAATGAACTGGAATTGCTTTTCTTTCGGTGGGGCTGGGATGGCAACCAGTTCGCTCTCCTGCCGGTTATCGGACATCCAGCACAGCACCTCCTCAGGATTACCGGTAGTTGCCGAGAGACCTATGCGCTGGACGTGATGTTTTGTGATCCGGTCAAGCTCGTTGAGCAGCACCTTGAGCTGCACACCGCGCTCTGATTCCACAAATGCATGGAGTTCATCGATAATGACGGTCCTCACGCGCTGGAGATCGGCAGACAGGGTTTTTTCCTGTAAGAGCACCTCAAGGGATTCAGGTGTGATCATCAGGAAATGGGGAGGTTCCCCATCCTTCCAGCCGCGATCCCCTTTTGAAACATCCCCATGCCACTTCATCACAGAGAGCGATGTGGGAATGCAGAATTCCCTGAAACGGTCCTCCTGGTCATTGATCAGCGCTTTAAGGGGTGAAATGTAGAGGCACACTACTCCCATCCTGCCGTGCTTTAAGATGTCATCCATCACCGGTATAAGCGCTGCTTCCGACTTGCCCCCTGCCGTTGGTGCGATGATCAGTGCATCTTTTCCTGCTGAAACGGCGGTATACGCACGCTCCTGTACCTCGCGGAGCTCTGTCCAGTCCAGACGCTGGGCGAGCACCTGCTGGAGGGATTCGTGGAGGGTGGCAAATACCAAGGACATAGTTCGGTACAGCGTTTTGCCTTGTGCAATATGGTCTTTCCGGCCATGTAGATCTACGAGTGATCAGAATCGTACAAAATGTCAGGTAATAATGCATAAAGGGTAAAGTGTTAATTTGGCCCCTAATTTCTAATTAAAATCTTGCGATAATATAACTCGGAAGAATTATTTTGACGCTCGTAGGGGCTACGGCAATACCTCCGCTCCAGCCACTGTAGCGGCCCCTAAACAGCGATAATTGCGCTAACGGATTTCACACACAACAAGAAAAAGGAATACCGGCAAGCAGCAGGTGGCGGTAGCTGCGATTGGATAATTTCCCAATCAGGGGAATTTTTTTCCCTCGGATCAGGAGAAACTTTTTTTGTCCAGCGCGACGACTGATAATCATGGAACTCGCGCAGAACAAATGCACCACCTACCGGGCGGGATCACCCCCGTTAACGAGAAAGGAGACTATGGAGCTCCTGTCACAGGTACCCGGCTGGTCACTTGACAGTGGCCACCTGACGCGGACGTTCGAGCTGGCGAGCGCTGGTGCATGCATAACGTTTTTTACCGAGGTCATGGATCTTGCAGTCCAGGAAGGTCATTTCCCCGATATCACCATGAAAGAGTCGCGGTATTTTGAGGTCCGGTTCTATACTTACCCTGCCGGGGGGCTGACCTTAAACGATTTCATTATGGCAGCAAAGATTAACGCGAAGGATAAAACGCAGTAAACCATTTTTACAGCAAAAGTAAGTTATCATTCCCATTGGCAGTGCCCGGAATACATCGCGTAAATATTCTTCAATGTTGCTACGGGACACATCTTTGTCCCTTTGCATGGGTTTAAAAAAAGGATTATCTGATTCTGAATTTGCTGACGATCTTTTCCCGAATCGCTTCTTTGGGGTATGCCCCGATGATCCGGTCAACCAGCTGTCCATTGGCAAACAGCATGATGGCCGGGATGGCATCGATGTTAAACTCGCGTGCAAGCTTCTGGTTGTTATCGGTATTGACCTTGCCGAACGCGACTTTGTCGGAAAATTCCATGGAGAGTTCTTCCATGATTGGCGCGATTCTCCTGCATGGTCCGCACCATTCCGCCCAGAAGTCGATCACGGCATACTGGTTGGTGCGGATGAATTCCACAAAATGGGTCTCTTCGACATCGGTAACCACGGGCACTTTTGCTGGATGTTTCATTTTTTCGGTCAGCTCCTGTATGCGCTTCTCCCGTATCTTTATGATCTCGTCATCCATAAGGATGTGTGGGAAAATGAGAAATTAAAGCTGATCGATGCCATCAAGGGATAGCCGAAGGTTAAGTATATCAGCGCATCCTGACTATATTATAATCCTGATTATAGGAAGCGAGGTAGGGTAGTCAGGATATCCCGACGGGCTCATAACCCGTAGACCGATGGTTCAAATCCATCCCTCGCTACTGATCTTTTCTGAAATTTCTTTTAAAAGGGGAAGTTATTTTCTCATCCCAACGACGAACAGCGCGCCGACGATACCGAGAACCGCAATCGCACCCAGTGAGGATTTTGTGGGAGAGGGGAGTTTCGTTGCCTGCGTTGCGGTAGCGGGCATGCAGGTGGTGCTCATAGATGCAAGACTCTCACGTGCACTGGAAAAGGCCGGGTATGGGAGGGTGTAATCGGGGTCGAACCCGAGAGATTTTTCAAGGTCTTCCCGCGCACCCGTGCAGTTCCCGGAAGCGGTGAGGAGCGCGCCTTTCACGTGCCAGTAATGGGCATTTTCGGGATCGAGGAGGAGTGCCCGGTCGATTGCAGTGAGTCCTTCGGGATTCCTGCCCATACCTTGAAGTGCCAGTGCTTTTACACCATAGGTTGTTGGGTAGTTGGCGTTGAGCGAGATTCCGGTTTCCGCATCGACAAGAGCAGCTGAGTAGTTGCCGAGCGCAAGATACCCGTACCCGCGGTTGGCATACCGGACCGGTTTTGGATCCAGCTGGATACCTTTTGACACGACCTCAACTGATTTTGCATATTGCCCCATCTTCCGGTAGGCGTAACCCTGGAGACAAAGGAGGTCTGCATTGTCCGGATACCACGTGACACCTCTCGTAGTGAGGAGGAGCGCGCTGGTCCAGTTCCGCTCGGCTACTGCCACTTTTGCATCGCTGATATATGCAGCAGCATCCTGCGGTGGCACTTCAGGAGTGCCTGTTCCCGTGGATAATGTTGCAGTGAGGCTGTTTCCCGCTTCCGCCGGAATGATAAGACAGAGCAGGAGACAGAGAAGACAGAGTGTTTTTTTCATCAGAAGTTCCGTGAAAATAGTTGTTGCCTGTCGGTATTTGTGCCCTTTGTTTTTTAGTTTCGTGATGCAGGACGGATGCATTCCTGATCTTTTTTCTCAGAAGTTCCCTGTAACGGACTCCGGATCGCACCACTTCGCACCCGGAACTGGTGCACAATTATTTTCCTGCGGATCATGTTTTTTTTCAGGAAATTTCCGGACGGCCGGTCATTTTCCCCTAACGTTCACTTGAAAAATAAAAACCAAGGTGTGGTTACATTTTTTTAATCAAGGTCCGGTTTATTTTTTTCAAGCAAAGTCTGGTTGATCCGGAAATGATTTTCAATCGCGATCGCGTACGCGATTGAATTTTTTTGAGCAAAGTCTGGTTGATCCGGCTGAGCAGCCTGAAGTTCTGTCTGGGTGAGATGCCGGAGCGGGTTCACGTCGGAAGGGCGGACCGGTTTTTCTCCCTTTCGGTTTTAAGAATCAGAAACGGATCGCGTTTTTTTATTTTCAAGCAGAGTCTGGTTGATCTGCTAATGGATTCCAGGCAGGGGCTGGGGGGTTGATTGAAAATTTTTGAGCAGGGTCTGATTTATTTTTTTTAAGCAAGGTGTGGTTGAAAAAATAAAATCAAAGTGTGATTGAAATTTTTTGAGCAGAGTCTGATTATTTTTTTTCAATCAAAGTCTGGTTAAAAAAATAAAATCAAAGTGCGATTGAAATTTTTTGGGCAGGGGCTGGTTGAAAACCAATTTGATGAGCAAAGTAGTGCAGGAAGTGGTGCAGGTAACTAAAGCAATCCACAACTCTTATCCATCATCACCCCAATTTCTTCAGAAATGGCTACCCTTGATCCCTCCATCGCAGGCATTTTCCTATTCGGCCTGATTGCCGGCATCTGTCCCTGCAACAGCGTGTTATGCCTGGGACTGATAGGGTACCTGACGAGCGGGAACACCCGGTTATCTCCCCTCAATATCCTCAAACTGACGATCTCGTTCTGTCTCGGCACGATCCTCATACTCCTGCCCCTGGGAGTAATCGCGGGCTATATCGGCAAATACCTCCTGTTCCTGAACAGCACTATTGCATGGGCGATCGGGGGGGTGCTGCTCATCCTGATGGGGCTCCAGCTCCTTCATGTGTACAAGCCACCCATCCGAAGCATCTTCAACTTCTTCAAAGTACCCACATCCTACACGGTCACCGGTGCATTCCTGCTGGGGCTTTCGTTCGGGGCAATAACGGTCGGACGGGGAGCCCCGATGCTGCTCGTCGTTCTGACCTATATCGCACTCTACCAGACAGCAGTGCAGGGGTTTTTCACCATCCTGATCTATGCAGTGGGGCTTTCCATTCCCCTCATTGTTATCAGCTCGCTGGGCGGGGCGCTCGGAAAAAAGATCAAGGATACCGCACGGGTGAGCGGGGATGCATTTGACAGGATCATTGGTGTGCTGATCCTCCTCATCGGGATATATTTCCTGTACCTTGCATTCCAGTAACCACCAAGTCCTGAAAAGACGGGGTGCCCAGAAACCAAAAACCTTATTTTCTCATGAGATTGCCGGGAAAAACAGGTGAGAACCGGATCAATACGGTTCTTCTTTTACGTTTTGAGAGGAGTGTTTCAGATCTCGGTTTCAAACGTGCCGAGCTTGGACTGGTAGGTTCCATCCACGAAATCGACCTGCCGGGCCTTGACATGTTCGCCATCAATCTGGACCGGGTAACACCCCGTAAGACAACCGGTGCAGAGATCTCCCTGGCCAATGCCGATCGCCTCTACCAGCGCATCCAGCGAGACATGGTGAAGGGACGTTGCGGTGATGCTGTGCCGGACCTCTTCTTCAATCCGGTTGCTCGCTATCAGCTCTTCCCGGGTAGGCATGTCTACACCGAGATAGCAAGGTGCCTTGATAGCGGGGGATCCGATGCGCATGTGGATCTCCCGCGCTCCGGATTCGCGCATCATCTCAATAATCCGTTTCGAGGTAGTACCCCGCACGATACTGTCGTCAATCAGGACAATAGACTTGTTCAGTAAATGCGCCGGTATCGGATTGAGCTTGATCCTGACTGCTTTCTCCCGCTCCTTCTGGGAGGGCATGATGAACGTGCGTCCCATGTACCGGTTCTTCATCAAGGACTCCACGAATGGGATCTTTGACGCTTCTGCATACCCGATTGCATAAGCAGTCCCTGAGTCAGGAACTGAACAGACAGAATCAGCTTTTACCGGGTCTTCTTCAAAGAGCTTCTGCCCGATCTGCCGCCTCACGGTATACACAAGTACACCATCAATGATCGAATCTGCCCGGGCAAAATAAATGTATTCAAAAATACAGTGCGCCCTTTTGCCGGCGATAGCAATCTGGGTGCATTTTACACCATCTGTATCAATCCGGATCAGTTCGCCGGGTTTCACATCCCGGATAAACTTTGCACTCAGGGCATCGATTGCCACGCTCTCGGAAGCAACCATGTAACCGTTCTCGGTCTTACCTATACAAAAAGGCTTGATGCCCAGGGGATCCCTGAAAGCATAGATAATCCCATCGATCATCACCACAATCGAGTATGAACCCCGGAGTTTGTGCATGCAGAGATTGACTGCATCCTCCACACATCCCGTGTTACTTATCTCATTGATCAAGATCTTTGCAATGATCTCGGTATCGGTAGTTGTGATAAAGAGCTGGCCCGTCTGCTCGAACTCTGCCCGGAGTTCTGTAGTATTGACAAGGTTCCCGTTGTGGGCGATTGAAATGAAATGATCCTTGAACTGGAAGTTGAGTGGCTGGATATTTTCAGGAAGATTTGCACCCGTCGTCGGGTACCGGACATGGCCGATTCCGGCCGAACCTTTCAGGTCTGATAAAACAGTAGGGGTAAAAACGTCGGCGACAAGGCCCTGCCCCTTGAATTTCTGGAGGTTCAGGCCATCAAACGTGGAAATCCCGGCACTTTCCTGCCCGCGGTGCTGGAGCGCATACAGGGCATAATAGAGCTGGATGGCTGCACCGCCAGCATCAACGATGCCAACGATACCACACATAGTACAACTCTAATGCGTTGGGATTTTTGGTCTCTTGGTGTGCCACTTGTAGCTGAGAATCTTAGTGCTTCTGCCAAAACCGCAGGCAGAGCATTCTTTCTTCTGGGCATGGAATGAAACTTTCCCACATCGCCGGCAGGTGACATGGGTCTTCTTGTTCATCTTTCCCATTGATGGAGTGCCTTTTGTCATGTTAACTCACCTTATTGTTCCAATGATGGGGATATATAGATCACATTGTCGCCACGGACGATGAGCGTGCCTACTTTCTGGACTTGTCCGTTCTCTGTCTCTTCGGCTTTGTCGAGCACGAGATTCATATGAACATCATATCCCTGGAGTACTCCACGGATTTCTCTCCCGCCTTTGAGAGACACGATAACGGGCTGACGATTCAGCACCAGATCTAAAATATCCAACGGCCTTTTGGTCATAACAATACCTTGTTACCATCGCTCTGGAGTAATATAAATGTGCGAGCAGGTTACTTAAACATACCGTAGATCGGTATCACTGATCGCGTTTTTCCACCCTGCCCTGAGGGAAAGGACGCACTGCAGACCCGATTACAAATCCCGTATGTTATTCATGCAAATTATTTTTAACGGGAGGGTTGAATGTACGAGCGGAACAATGAAAAAGATTGTCGTAAAGAAACGTCACTCCATCCGGAAAAGCCAGGGACAGGAGCTTCTTTCCCGCCTTGCGGAACAGGTTGGAGCTTCATCCGATCTCTTCCGGGCAGATATGATCGAGGTGCTCGAAACCAATGCGGACGTGTCCCTGTTCATGGTCAACAAAAAGCCACTCCTGATGGATAATGGCGAATGGACATTTCCCACGCTCAAGGGAGCGGTGCAGTGCCCGTTTCCGGAGCGCAGGGTGACTGTCGACGCAGGTGCAATTCCCTATGTGGTGAATGGTGCAGATATTATGCGGCCGGGCATTGTCGCGGTCACTGACGACGTAAAAGCAAACGCCCCGGTCCAGATCGTGGATGAGCGGCACGGTAAGCCGCTTGCCATCGGAATTGCCCTGTTCGATGCGCCCGCTATGCGTGCCAGTACAGCAGGAAAAATGGTAAAAAAGTTCCATCACGTCGGAGATGAGATCTGGAACCTTGAGATCTGACTGATCAACGGGCAACGATAGAGTGCGGGAATTGACCGTTTTTCTCTTTTTTTTCGGGCAAACCCGTGATTATCGGTTGCAAAATAGATACTATTAAATAATTTTCATCATACAGTTTTTTTATGGTTAAGATCATAGACACGCTCCTTGGCAAGAGTTCCGGAAGTTCGGACGACGATTATATGGAACTCGATCTGGCTTCCTACGAAGAACATGGTGCCGGTTCCCCGGCACTGCTGGTAAAAATTGCGACAATTACTGACCTTAAAGATACCCCGCGAATCAAGGACGAGGTCTACAGTGGTAATATCGTCATCGTTGACATCTCCCGGCTCAAGATGGACAAGATCTCCTACGAGCGGGTATTAAAGGACTTAAAAGAAGTGGCAAAGGATGTCAATGGCGATATCATTGGTCTCGGGGACCAGCGCTATGTCGTACTCACACCGATGTCCGTGAAGATCTCACGTGACAAGATCGGCGGGGCATAACGTTGCGGACAGTCGTTCCGGGTCCATGCCCAACGTGTAATAAAGAGATAGAATA encodes:
- a CDS encoding DEAD/DEAH box helicase, coding for MSLVFATLHESLQQVLAQRLDWTELREVQERAYTAVSAGKDALIIAPTAGGKSEAALIPVMDDILKHGRMGVVCLYISPLKALINDQEDRFREFCIPTSLSVMKWHGDVSKGDRGWKDGEPPHFLMITPESLEVLLQEKTLSADLQRVRTVIIDELHAFVESERGVQLKVLLNELDRITKHHVQRIGLSATTGNPEEVLCWMSDNRQESELVAIPAPPKEKQFQFIVEDDEDKRIDALVRLVKGKKALVFVNSRSVAEKLMRSASGRIRNLHIHHSSLSLATRKASEEAFSSQDGACIICTSTLELGIDIGDLDVVVQVGPPNSVSSFLQRLGRSGRRGKAAYVAWLLKDPCELLCSIAIIECAMNKEVEPLTPLIKPYNVLIQQLFLYLSRHARASRRQLRGSVLSHPVFAAIAPIMLDDIITHLIAEGYLTPDGEMVMLGSTAEREFGRSNWKDLYSVICGGGEYRAVTPDGEVVGKLDARFVNSQHDGEISLGGQSWSMVKCDEGHNLVVVVPSSSAASGIFWTGSDAGYSPLVCRQVQAICARGGSVLPLMDGDQEILGIALTRIPDGVGKTGLYIRERKGERGVVVTIYSLNGSRFNRVLTHLLQHRLGGKVQVRYNDFVIRIHRAGKEGAADRVAVALREIQGMEHGVLSSLLPLPPVEGWKFARALPEIPFREMALSDYYHVEEFRDFFREITISVLPVSLSAPRQET
- a CDS encoding 4a-hydroxytetrahydrobiopterin dehydratase → MELAQNKCTTYRAGSPPLTRKETMELLSQVPGWSLDSGHLTRTFELASAGACITFFTEVMDLAVQEGHFPDITMKESRYFEVRFYTYPAGGLTLNDFIMAAKINAKDKTQ
- the trxA gene encoding thioredoxin — its product is MDDEIIKIREKRIQELTEKMKHPAKVPVVTDVEETHFVEFIRTNQYAVIDFWAEWCGPCRRIAPIMEELSMEFSDKVAFGKVNTDNNQKLAREFNIDAIPAIMLFANGQLVDRIIGAYPKEAIREKIVSKFRIR
- a CDS encoding tetratricopeptide repeat protein, translated to MKKTLCLLCLLLCLIIPAEAGNSLTATLSTGTGTPEVPPQDAAAYISDAKVAVAERNWTSALLLTTRGVTWYPDNADLLCLQGYAYRKMGQYAKSVEVVSKGIQLDPKPVRYANRGYGYLALGNYSAALVDAETGISLNANYPTTYGVKALALQGMGRNPEGLTAIDRALLLDPENAHYWHVKGALLTASGNCTGAREDLEKSLGFDPDYTLPYPAFSSARESLASMSTTCMPATATQATKLPSPTKSSLGAIAVLGIVGALFVVGMRK
- a CDS encoding cytochrome c biogenesis protein CcdA encodes the protein MATLDPSIAGIFLFGLIAGICPCNSVLCLGLIGYLTSGNTRLSPLNILKLTISFCLGTILILLPLGVIAGYIGKYLLFLNSTIAWAIGGVLLILMGLQLLHVYKPPIRSIFNFFKVPTSYTVTGAFLLGLSFGAITVGRGAPMLLVVLTYIALYQTAVQGFFTILIYAVGLSIPLIVISSLGGALGKKIKDTARVSGDAFDRIIGVLILLIGIYFLYLAFQ
- the purF gene encoding amidophosphoribosyltransferase, which translates into the protein MCGIVGIVDAGGAAIQLYYALYALQHRGQESAGISTFDGLNLQKFKGQGLVADVFTPTVLSDLKGSAGIGHVRYPTTGANLPENIQPLNFQFKDHFISIAHNGNLVNTTELRAEFEQTGQLFITTTDTEIIAKILINEISNTGCVEDAVNLCMHKLRGSYSIVVMIDGIIYAFRDPLGIKPFCIGKTENGYMVASESVAIDALSAKFIRDVKPGELIRIDTDGVKCTQIAIAGKRAHCIFEYIYFARADSIIDGVLVYTVRRQIGQKLFEEDPVKADSVCSVPDSGTAYAIGYAEASKIPFVESLMKNRYMGRTFIMPSQKEREKAVRIKLNPIPAHLLNKSIVLIDDSIVRGTTSKRIIEMMRESGAREIHMRIGSPAIKAPCYLGVDMPTREELIASNRIEEEVRHSITATSLHHVSLDALVEAIGIGQGDLCTGCLTGCYPVQIDGEHVKARQVDFVDGTYQSKLGTFETEI
- a CDS encoding 50S ribosomal protein L37e yields the protein MTKGTPSMGKMNKKTHVTCRRCGKVSFHAQKKECSACGFGRSTKILSYKWHTKRPKIPTH
- a CDS encoding LSM domain-containing protein, with amino-acid sequence MTKRPLDILDLVLNRQPVIVSLKGGREIRGVLQGYDVHMNLVLDKAEETENGQVQKVGTLIVRGDNVIYISPSLEQ
- a CDS encoding RNA-binding protein, producing the protein MKKIVVKKRHSIRKSQGQELLSRLAEQVGASSDLFRADMIEVLETNADVSLFMVNKKPLLMDNGEWTFPTLKGAVQCPFPERRVTVDAGAIPYVVNGADIMRPGIVAVTDDVKANAPVQIVDERHGKPLAIGIALFDAPAMRASTAGKMVKKFHHVGDEIWNLEI
- the sepF gene encoding cell division protein SepF produces the protein MVKIIDTLLGKSSGSSDDDYMELDLASYEEHGAGSPALLVKIATITDLKDTPRIKDEVYSGNIVIVDISRLKMDKISYERVLKDLKEVAKDVNGDIIGLGDQRYVVLTPMSVKISRDKIGGA